From one Sardina pilchardus chromosome 6, fSarPil1.1, whole genome shotgun sequence genomic stretch:
- the colq gene encoding acetylcholinesterase collagenic tail peptide produces the protein MGMPGARGPLGSKGLPGYKGEKGSRGEQGDMGLKGEKGSLGLTGMLGQKGEMGPKGEPGLSGNRGPTGRPGKRGKQGSKGDYGHIGPIGPSGPQGPSGLPGPPGLPASGLYMVGPKGQKGQPGTPGQCNCPTPLNLHGSPYDQQPFRGVYPKVPAIFVVDNGEELDRLQYDNALAFRKDQRSLYFKDNDGWLPIQLTPFQSMENAPDPDGFCGDGIVQHQSGEECDDGNKVVTDSCIRCKRAHCGDGYRHDGHEECDGKDFGFQTCKSYLPGSYGHLRCTSQCFIDSTNCKYFT, from the exons ATGGGGATGCCTGGAGCAAGAGGACCTCTGGGATCCAAG ggCTTACCTGGGTATAAAGGAGAGAAG GGGTCTCGAGGGGAACAAGGTGATATGGGCCTGAAAGGAGAAAAg gGTTCTCTGGGCCTCACCGGGATGCTTGGGCAGAAG GGGGAGATGGGTCCGAAAGGAGAGCCCGGCCTATCAGGGAACAGAGGGCCCACGGGCCGGCCCGGCAAGAGAggcaagcag GGATCCAAAGGGGATTATGGGCATATCGGCCCAATTGGACCCAGCGGGCCGCAGGGACCTTCGGGTCTACCTGGTCCCCCGGGCCTACCTGCCTCAG GGCTCTATATGGTTGGACCCAAGGGGCAGAAGGGGCAGCCAGGTACCCCCGGGCAGTGCAACTGCCCCACCCCCCTCAACCTGCACGGCTCCCCGTACGACCAGCAGCCCTTCAGGGGCGTCTACCCCAAAGTACCCGCG ATCTTTGTGGTGGACAATGGTGAAGAGTTGGACCGTCTTCAGTATGACAACGCTCTGGCCTTCCGCAAGGACCAGCGCTCACTCTACTTCAAGGACAACGATGGATGGTTGCCCATTCAG CTGACGCCGTTCCAGTCGATGGAGAACGCTCCGGATCCGGACGGGTTCTGTGGGGACGGAATCGTCCAGCaccagagtggagaggagtgtgatGATGGGAATAAGGTGGTGACGGACAGCTGCATCA GATGTAAACGTGCGCACTGCGGAGACGGCTACCGCCACGACGGACATGAGGAATGCGATGGCAAGGACTTCGGCTTTCAGACGTGCAAGTCCTACTTACCTGG gtCGTATGGTCACCTGAGATGCACATCCCAGTGCTTCATCGACTCCACAAACTGCAAGTACTTCACCTGA